From Actinomyces sp. oral taxon 171 str. F0337, one genomic window encodes:
- a CDS encoding CBU_0592 family membrane protein gives MNDVLSSLISIGGWIGAAELLMAYFMVSKGTIAGDSLKYQALNITGSVLLTINCASSGAWPSVIANAFYLMVGINILFTVKRAYIAQLSRRQKEELWARMHQRRRSSPVVSAGFVEQA, from the coding sequence GTGAACGACGTGCTCTCCTCCCTCATCTCTATCGGCGGCTGGATCGGTGCCGCTGAGCTCCTCATGGCCTACTTCATGGTCTCCAAGGGCACGATCGCAGGCGATTCGCTCAAGTACCAGGCCCTCAACATCACCGGATCCGTGCTGCTGACGATCAACTGCGCAAGCTCCGGGGCCTGGCCCAGCGTCATCGCCAACGCCTTCTACCTCATGGTGGGCATCAACATCCTGTTCACGGTGAAGCGGGCCTACATCGCGCAGCTCTCGCGCCGACAGAAGGAGGAGCTGTGGGCCCGGATGCACCAGCGCCGGCGCTCCTCCCCCGTGGTCTCAGCAGGCTTCGTCGAGCAGGCCTGA